Proteins encoded within one genomic window of Cytophagales bacterium:
- a CDS encoding AtpZ/AtpI family protein: protein MEKKNKPPSSRPKADPDFDPRRLSSVAFEVVIFNVVVIWGGYKLDQYLANKIPWVIIVAVLFSVAGTIYYLFKKLNP, encoded by the coding sequence TTGGAAAAAAAGAACAAGCCACCCTCCTCCAGGCCCAAAGCTGATCCTGATTTCGATCCACGAAGGCTTTCTTCAGTGGCATTCGAGGTGGTCATATTCAATGTAGTGGTCATTTGGGGCGGCTACAAGCTCGATCAATATTTAGCGAATAAAATCCCATGGGTCATCATTGTGGCAGTTTTATTCAGTGTTGCTGGAACGATCTACTATCTCTTTAAAAAATTGAACCCGTGA
- a CDS encoding polymer-forming cytoskeletal protein: MFNKQEQKDTQELSKSTNMIGKGTVIQGNIETFGDLRIDGKLVGDLKTKSKAVFGQSSVVEGNVVAQNAEVEGHVTGTVEVTDVLILKATAVIDGDIVTDKLIVESGALFNGGCKMGVKSREIKIGKKEQATLLQAQS, encoded by the coding sequence ATGTTCAATAAGCAGGAACAGAAGGACACACAAGAGCTAAGTAAGTCCACCAATATGATTGGGAAGGGCACCGTCATTCAAGGGAACATCGAAACCTTTGGAGACTTAAGAATTGATGGAAAATTAGTCGGTGATCTGAAGACCAAATCCAAGGCCGTCTTTGGCCAGTCTTCCGTTGTTGAAGGCAATGTAGTGGCGCAGAATGCTGAAGTGGAAGGCCACGTAACCGGTACCGTCGAAGTGACGGATGTATTGATCCTGAAAGCTACAGCCGTGATAGATGGTGACATTGTTACCGATAAATTGATCGTGGAGTCAGGTGCACTGTTCAACGGAGGTTGTAAGATGGGTGTGAAGTCCAGAGAGATCAAAATTGGAAAAAAAGAACAAGCCACCCTCCTCCAGGCCCAAAGCTGA
- a CDS encoding M23 family metallopeptidase — protein sequence MGTKRTLSGWLTNRYLLIIRDEENFQEKRTISFNYARVILLIASLFLISLLLSIYLVSQVLEAWLDPRHAQMIANRQLMELTLRLDSLQHETEAKGRYIENLRLIFEGQDSIYAALSDRSASVNADPQLLIEPALQEVDSQFRAEYGETDLDILQFTSYESNELSDVYLFSPIEGIKVDGFRPKDGHYGIDIAAMENEVVKSVAEGIVIFSTWTLDNGYVMGIQHNRGNLISVYKHNSELLKNVGSFVAGGEIIAIVGNTGELTTGPHLHFELWHRGNALDPENYFSF from the coding sequence TTGGGGACTAAGCGCACATTGTCAGGTTGGCTGACCAACAGGTACTTGTTGATCATCCGGGATGAGGAAAACTTCCAGGAAAAGCGAACGATCAGTTTCAACTATGCCCGTGTGATCCTTTTGATCGCGAGCTTATTTTTGATTTCCCTGTTGCTATCCATTTATCTGGTTTCGCAGGTGCTGGAAGCCTGGTTGGACCCTCGACATGCACAAATGATTGCCAACCGGCAGTTGATGGAACTGACCTTAAGGTTGGATTCTTTGCAACATGAGACAGAGGCTAAGGGCAGGTATATCGAAAATTTGAGATTGATCTTTGAGGGACAAGACAGCATCTATGCTGCATTATCGGACCGAAGTGCATCAGTCAATGCTGACCCGCAATTATTGATCGAGCCCGCATTGCAAGAGGTTGATTCACAATTCAGAGCAGAATATGGCGAGACAGACCTGGACATATTGCAGTTCACCTCTTACGAAAGCAATGAACTTTCTGATGTCTATCTCTTCTCACCCATTGAAGGGATCAAGGTGGACGGCTTTCGTCCGAAAGATGGGCATTATGGGATAGATATCGCGGCCATGGAGAATGAAGTCGTGAAAAGTGTGGCTGAAGGGATTGTCATTTTTTCTACCTGGACGCTAGATAACGGATACGTAATGGGCATACAACACAACCGAGGTAACCTCATTTCAGTGTACAAACACAATTCGGAATTATTGAAAAACGTTGGTAGCTTTGTCGCTGGAGGCGAGATTATTGCAATTGTTGGCAACACCGGGGAGCTGACTACAGGTCCTCATTTACATTTTGAGCTTTGGCACAGGGGCAATGCACTCGATCCTGAAAACTACTTCTCCTTTTAA
- a CDS encoding transglycosylase domain-containing protein, with translation MALTKRTKRTIFVIWALFILFFGGIATTFLMVQNDAFGLFGGLPSLEALEKPDPDLSSELFSADGVSLGKYFRTNRTPVTYDELSSELINTLMVTEDVRFKEHSGIDLISLLRAASGVLTGQFKGGGSTLTMQLAENLYKTSTANRGSLYSIRVAGSVVTKLKEYIIAVKLEQAYTKEEILAMYLNTVPFGSNSFGIKVAAKTFFNKLPSQLSYKEAAVLVGSINAPTRYNPVYNPDNAKAKRTEVLYNLYRYNIIDRNTFDSLDAEPFGLSYKVDNQNEGLATYFRSVIRNFLLSWTKENGYDLYDDGLKIYTTLDSRLQAYAEAAMEQSMDTLQAYFIEHLEGDMPWIDQDGEVIEDFIQGQLERYSPHYKRLAKKYGDQQDSIDFYIHEKRKMRVFSWDGEIDTLFSTYDSMYYYKHFLQAGFMAMEPKTGHIKAWVGGINHKFFKYDHVQRGKRQPGSTFKPIVYTAAIDNGYSPCYPVVDAAVTFSLPGQDPPTWTPDNANNIFTGEKMTVRRAMAASVNSATAFIMKNIGPETVVRYARYLGIESPLAPVPVLCLGAAGEVSLYEMLGAYSTFANKGNYTKPFYISRIEDQNGNVLQQFVPEPKEALNEETAYLMLHMLKGAVEEEGGSARALDWRITYENDFGAKTGTTQNASDGWFIGVTHDLVAGAWVGGDNRSIHFKHWAQGQGARTARPIYEKFMLQVYEDKSLPYEKGVFEKPLQPLSVELDCSLYENDAASDSLALPAVNADEF, from the coding sequence ATGGCACTAACGAAACGTACTAAGAGAACCATTTTTGTCATTTGGGCTTTGTTTATCCTGTTCTTTGGAGGAATAGCAACGACATTCCTGATGGTTCAAAACGATGCCTTTGGTTTATTTGGCGGCCTGCCTAGTTTGGAAGCGCTGGAGAAGCCAGATCCTGACCTCTCTTCTGAATTATTTAGTGCAGATGGCGTTTCTTTAGGTAAATATTTTCGAACCAACCGTACTCCTGTCACCTATGACGAGCTTTCCTCAGAGCTCATCAACACGTTGATGGTAACGGAAGATGTTCGCTTCAAAGAACATTCGGGTATTGATCTAATCTCCTTGTTGCGTGCCGCTTCCGGGGTATTAACAGGCCAATTTAAAGGTGGTGGAAGTACTTTGACCATGCAGTTGGCAGAAAACCTTTACAAAACCTCTACTGCCAACAGAGGGTCTCTTTACAGTATTCGAGTAGCAGGATCTGTTGTTACGAAATTGAAAGAATACATCATCGCTGTAAAACTGGAACAGGCGTACACGAAGGAAGAAATTCTGGCGATGTACCTTAATACGGTACCGTTTGGCTCCAACTCCTTCGGCATCAAAGTAGCAGCAAAGACATTCTTCAATAAGTTGCCATCACAACTCTCTTACAAGGAAGCTGCGGTATTGGTCGGTTCCATCAATGCACCTACGCGTTACAATCCTGTTTACAATCCGGACAATGCCAAGGCCAAACGTACAGAGGTACTTTACAATCTTTATCGATACAACATTATTGACCGAAACACCTTTGATAGTTTAGATGCTGAACCATTTGGATTGAGTTATAAGGTGGATAACCAAAATGAGGGATTAGCTACCTATTTCCGGTCCGTCATCAGGAATTTCCTTTTATCATGGACCAAAGAAAATGGTTATGACCTTTATGATGACGGACTCAAGATCTACACAACCCTAGATAGTCGTTTGCAGGCCTATGCGGAAGCAGCCATGGAACAATCCATGGATACTTTACAAGCCTATTTCATCGAACACCTGGAAGGAGACATGCCCTGGATAGATCAGGATGGTGAAGTGATAGAAGACTTTATCCAGGGTCAATTGGAACGATACTCCCCGCATTATAAACGCCTGGCCAAAAAATACGGTGATCAACAGGATTCCATTGATTTCTACATCCATGAGAAGCGGAAAATGCGGGTCTTCAGCTGGGACGGTGAAATAGACACTCTGTTCAGTACGTATGATTCCATGTACTATTACAAGCACTTCCTTCAGGCTGGATTCATGGCCATGGAACCCAAAACCGGACATATCAAAGCGTGGGTAGGTGGCATCAATCATAAATTCTTCAAATACGACCATGTACAGCGTGGGAAAAGACAACCGGGATCCACCTTCAAACCCATCGTCTACACTGCTGCCATTGACAATGGCTACTCTCCATGTTATCCTGTAGTAGATGCTGCCGTAACCTTCTCATTGCCCGGTCAGGATCCACCAACCTGGACACCAGACAATGCCAATAACATTTTCACCGGTGAAAAAATGACCGTTCGGCGCGCCATGGCCGCCTCCGTGAATAGTGCCACCGCCTTTATCATGAAAAACATAGGCCCGGAAACGGTTGTGCGATACGCAAGGTACTTAGGTATTGAAAGTCCATTGGCTCCGGTTCCGGTATTGTGTCTAGGTGCTGCAGGTGAAGTCTCATTATATGAAATGCTTGGCGCTTATAGCACATTCGCAAACAAAGGGAATTACACGAAGCCATTTTACATTTCAAGGATTGAAGACCAGAATGGCAATGTGCTACAGCAATTCGTACCAGAGCCCAAGGAAGCCCTTAACGAGGAAACAGCTTATCTGATGCTACACATGCTCAAGGGAGCTGTAGAAGAAGAAGGGGGCAGTGCTCGTGCATTGGATTGGCGAATAACCTACGAAAATGACTTTGGCGCCAAAACCGGAACCACACAAAATGCCTCTGATGGCTGGTTCATTGGCGTGACACATGACCTGGTAGCTGGTGCCTGGGTCGGTGGAGATAACCGCAGTATTCACTTTAAACACTGGGCTCAGGGTCAGGGAGCGAGAACAGCCCGACCTATTTATGAAAAATTCATGTTGCAGGTATATGAGGACAAATCACTGCCTTACGAAAAAGGAGTATTTGAAAAACCACTGCAACCTCTTTCTGTTGAATTGGATTGCAGCCTGTATGAAAACGATGCAGCATCAGATTCACTTGCTCTACCTGCTGTGAATGCGGATGAATTTTAG
- the uvrC gene encoding excinuclease ABC subunit UvrC, producing MNTQKLERTQYNLLPDDPGVYRFFDEEGIIYVGKAKNLKKRVSSYFTKNDHNRKTYRLVQEIHYIQVTVVNSEFDALLLENSLIKENQPKYNILLKDDKSFPSICITNERFPRIYSTRRIDRSKGQYFGPYTSVKAMNNVLDLIRKLYKIRTCNFNLSETNIAKGKFKVCLEYHIGNCLGPCEGLQQEHEYMVEIAQAKEILKGNISPIRKSFLGQMQEAATELNFELAQSFKVKLEYLEKFQVKSLIVQQKFTNLDVFTILHDEPKSYINYMMIEEGTIKISETVEVKNNLNNSPEDILQYSMLALRDKYQSSNKEVLTNIELEDWPEVSMIVPKIGDKKKLIDLSLKNAFMSKREKQAQAENIKNKPNHALIELKKELQLTEMPYHIECFDNSNIQGTHPVASMVCFKNGKPSKKDYRKFNIKTVVGPDDFSSMYEIVTRRYSKLLNEGLPFPKLVVIDGGKGQLGAAVKALKDLGVYGEIPICGIAKRLEEIYVPNDPIPLHISKKSEALKLLQHARDEAHRFAITFHRQKRSKTSLKSELDEIKGIGQNTRELLFREFGSVEKMKKADFEQLSAAVGPSKAQLLKSAFKK from the coding sequence ATGAACACTCAGAAACTAGAAAGGACGCAATATAACCTACTTCCTGACGATCCTGGCGTCTACCGATTCTTCGATGAAGAAGGAATTATTTACGTTGGCAAAGCCAAGAATCTCAAGAAGCGCGTATCCAGCTATTTTACAAAAAACGATCACAATCGTAAGACCTATCGCTTAGTTCAGGAAATCCATTATATCCAGGTAACAGTAGTTAACTCTGAGTTTGACGCCTTACTCCTGGAGAATAGTCTGATTAAAGAAAATCAGCCGAAATACAATATCCTGCTTAAGGATGACAAAAGCTTTCCTAGCATTTGCATAACTAACGAACGATTTCCCAGGATCTATTCTACCCGTCGAATAGATCGCAGCAAAGGCCAGTATTTTGGTCCTTATACCAGTGTGAAGGCCATGAACAATGTTTTGGACCTGATCCGCAAGCTATATAAGATTCGTACTTGCAATTTCAATCTGTCCGAAACCAATATTGCTAAAGGGAAATTCAAAGTTTGTCTGGAGTACCATATTGGTAATTGTTTGGGGCCATGCGAAGGCCTACAGCAAGAACACGAATACATGGTTGAGATTGCTCAGGCTAAAGAAATTCTGAAAGGCAACATCAGCCCTATCCGGAAATCGTTTCTTGGCCAGATGCAGGAAGCTGCTACTGAACTCAATTTTGAATTGGCTCAATCCTTTAAGGTCAAGTTGGAATATTTAGAGAAGTTCCAGGTCAAATCGCTCATTGTCCAACAGAAATTTACTAATCTGGATGTCTTCACCATCCTCCATGATGAACCCAAATCTTACATCAATTACATGATGATCGAAGAGGGTACTATCAAAATCTCTGAGACAGTAGAAGTCAAAAACAATCTTAATAACTCACCTGAAGACATTTTACAGTATTCTATGCTGGCACTTCGTGACAAATATCAAAGCTCGAATAAAGAAGTGCTTACCAATATAGAATTAGAAGACTGGCCGGAAGTCAGTATGATCGTTCCAAAAATTGGTGACAAGAAAAAGCTGATTGATCTTTCTCTGAAGAATGCTTTTATGTCCAAACGGGAAAAGCAGGCACAAGCAGAAAACATCAAAAACAAGCCTAATCATGCGTTGATTGAGCTCAAGAAAGAATTGCAGCTTACGGAGATGCCCTACCACATCGAATGTTTTGATAACTCAAACATTCAGGGAACACATCCCGTAGCTTCCATGGTCTGCTTCAAAAATGGCAAGCCTTCTAAAAAAGATTATCGAAAATTCAACATTAAAACGGTTGTAGGACCGGACGATTTTTCATCGATGTATGAGATCGTCACGCGTCGATATTCTAAACTTCTAAATGAAGGACTACCTTTCCCAAAACTGGTGGTGATTGACGGTGGAAAAGGTCAATTGGGTGCTGCTGTAAAGGCCTTGAAAGACCTGGGTGTTTATGGAGAAATCCCTATTTGTGGTATTGCGAAAAGGCTGGAAGAAATCTATGTACCCAACGATCCCATTCCTTTACACATTAGTAAGAAATCCGAAGCATTAAAGTTATTGCAACATGCCAGAGACGAGGCGCACCGATTTGCGATTACCTTCCACCGCCAGAAACGTTCTAAGACAAGCTTAAAGTCGGAATTAGATGAAATCAAAGGTATAGGCCAAAACACCCGTGAATTGTTATTTAGGGAATTTGGCAGTGTGGAGAAAATGAAAAAAGCGGATTTCGAGCAATTGAGCGCTGCCGTAGGTCCCAGCAAAGCACAACTCTTGAAATCCGCTTTTAAGAAGTAA
- a CDS encoding FISUMP domain-containing protein: protein MKSIFALLFVLCSFCVLAQEESTLTDSRDGKTYKIVTYDIPLVGGVSVKRTWMIENLNYETESSFCYSNEPAYCEVYGRLYTFDAALEACPEGWRLPTIKDWSFLASKFGGMDNASPALREGGESGMNLKLGGFGDPGEVYNNVGRSGNYWDSENRSSNTAGLITIEDTPDVFHGTIGNYHRNSVRCIKEY from the coding sequence TTCCTTCTGCGTATTGGCTCAGGAGGAATCTACCCTTACTGACAGCAGAGACGGGAAAACTTACAAAATCGTCACCTATGATATCCCACTTGTTGGTGGAGTATCTGTAAAACGTACGTGGATGATTGAGAATTTGAATTATGAAACGGAATCTTCCTTTTGCTATTCGAATGAGCCTGCGTATTGTGAAGTTTATGGCCGTCTCTATACGTTTGATGCTGCTTTGGAAGCTTGCCCTGAAGGGTGGAGATTACCTACTATCAAGGACTGGTCCTTTTTAGCATCAAAGTTTGGTGGTATGGATAACGCTTCTCCGGCATTAAGAGAAGGAGGGGAAAGTGGAATGAATCTGAAGTTAGGTGGATTTGGAGACCCGGGAGAAGTCTACAATAACGTAGGACGAAGTGGTAACTATTGGGATTCGGAAAACCGATCTTCCAATACTGCTGGTTTGATTACTATCGAAGATACTCCTGACGTGTTTCACGGGACCATTGGAAACTATCACCGAAATAGTGTTCGGTGCATAAAAGAATACTAA